A single window of Nitrospira lenta DNA harbors:
- a CDS encoding TonB-dependent receptor plug domain-containing protein produces MSLFVLRWVLCACVLSVCQPLQAALAQDAAPAVQSQESAPADQAQGVAPAAQTKDVTPAEQADIIQTPEVFVSATKTPIPVTQVTSATEVITEQDLKRRQIKTVADALRLSQGLTVFSNGGPGTSTSVRIRGSNSDQVLVLIDGAIMNSATLGEFNLANLTTDNIERIEILRGAQSMLWGADAMGGVINITTKRGTGAPSANAFFEYGSFSSIREGGQVSGKTGIVDYSVALSRWDYTGFSAVNYRRGATERDGFHNWQASTRLGIALPHEGRLDFNFRLLQGKASFDNGFGPGFDTLGGFSNSQQFVYSAAYTQPITNWWNQVFTAARQTEDLESSSGQSQRNVQTGVVSTPFLFRSQINTVSNRLEWQNNFQIGKPLLLTAGYQFREQQGENRDLLTNSLDIPTKTLSSHAGFAQAQLNLWDRVFATAGVRHDEYNVFGGATTYRTTAGYLHQETGTKLRGSYATGFRAPTINQLYFPFYGNANLKPERSQSMDVGVDQYLLDKRLTISGGYFWNRFRDMIVTQASSTVCSPFGFCAENAGLVGTKGWEASVKYAVIRDVPLIKSLDVQAQYTNTISRNLQQYPGNRSPRMPVDQWSLIVSYQPIDPLRINLEGRYVGSRFNDVNSTEKMRAFDVWNLSATYDVMKQVQAYVRADNIFNEKYEEVLYYGTPIRSIFAGVRVNYDAK; encoded by the coding sequence ATGTCGTTGTTTGTCCTGCGATGGGTATTGTGTGCGTGCGTCCTCAGTGTCTGCCAGCCGCTTCAAGCCGCTCTGGCTCAAGATGCTGCACCGGCCGTCCAATCCCAAGAGAGTGCACCGGCCGACCAGGCTCAAGGTGTCGCCCCGGCTGCTCAGACTAAAGATGTTACTCCCGCCGAACAGGCCGATATCATTCAAACCCCCGAGGTCTTTGTCAGCGCCACGAAGACGCCGATTCCGGTCACTCAAGTGACGAGTGCGACGGAAGTGATTACCGAACAGGACCTGAAGAGACGGCAGATCAAAACCGTGGCGGACGCTCTTCGTCTGAGTCAGGGCCTCACGGTATTCTCGAATGGCGGTCCGGGAACGAGCACGTCGGTTCGTATTCGCGGCAGTAATTCCGATCAAGTGCTGGTGCTCATTGATGGCGCGATTATGAATAGCGCAACGCTGGGCGAATTCAACCTGGCGAATCTGACGACAGACAATATCGAACGGATCGAAATCCTTCGCGGTGCCCAAAGCATGTTGTGGGGCGCGGATGCGATGGGTGGCGTGATTAATATCACCACCAAGAGAGGTACGGGTGCTCCGTCGGCAAATGCGTTCTTTGAGTACGGATCATTTTCGTCTATTCGTGAAGGCGGCCAGGTTTCGGGGAAAACGGGAATTGTGGATTATAGTGTTGCGCTGTCTCGTTGGGACTATACCGGCTTTTCAGCCGTGAACTATCGGCGAGGTGCGACGGAACGAGATGGGTTCCACAACTGGCAGGCGTCCACACGCCTCGGTATCGCGCTTCCACATGAGGGGAGGCTCGATTTCAACTTTCGCCTGTTACAAGGCAAGGCAAGTTTCGACAATGGCTTTGGACCTGGGTTTGATACGCTGGGAGGGTTCTCGAATAGCCAACAGTTTGTTTACAGCGCTGCCTATACCCAGCCGATCACGAACTGGTGGAATCAAGTATTTACTGCGGCACGTCAAACTGAGGACTTAGAGTCCTCTTCAGGGCAAAGTCAGCGCAATGTGCAAACGGGAGTTGTCTCAACGCCGTTTCTCTTTCGATCGCAGATTAACACGGTGTCAAATCGCCTTGAGTGGCAGAATAATTTTCAGATTGGGAAGCCTCTGCTGCTCACAGCCGGATATCAGTTTCGTGAGCAGCAAGGGGAGAATCGAGACCTGCTCACGAATAGTCTAGATATCCCGACGAAGACCCTTTCCAGTCATGCGGGGTTTGCTCAAGCTCAACTCAATCTCTGGGATCGTGTGTTCGCGACGGCCGGTGTGCGGCATGATGAGTACAATGTCTTTGGCGGTGCGACAACCTATCGAACGACCGCGGGCTATCTGCATCAAGAAACCGGCACGAAACTGCGAGGCAGCTACGCGACCGGCTTTCGTGCTCCCACGATCAATCAACTATATTTTCCGTTTTATGGCAATGCGAATCTCAAGCCGGAACGAAGCCAAAGTATGGACGTTGGTGTGGACCAGTATTTGCTCGATAAGCGTTTGACCATCAGCGGAGGGTACTTCTGGAATCGTTTCCGTGACATGATCGTTACGCAGGCCAGTTCGACGGTGTGTAGCCCATTCGGTTTCTGCGCTGAGAATGCCGGTCTTGTGGGAACGAAAGGATGGGAAGCCAGCGTGAAGTATGCCGTCATTCGGGATGTTCCGTTGATCAAGAGTTTGGATGTGCAGGCGCAATACACCAATACCATCAGTCGGAATCTTCAACAGTATCCGGGTAATCGATCCCCGCGCATGCCGGTTGACCAATGGAGCCTGATTGTCAGTTACCAGCCAATTGACCCGCTCAGGATCAATCTTGAAGGACGATATGTCGGATCGCGGTTCAATGATGTCAATAGTACGGAAAAAATGCGGGCGTTTGATGTATGGAATCTTTCCGCGACCTACGATGTCATGAAGCAGGTGCAAGCCTATGTGCGCGCCGACAATATTTTCAACGAGAAGTATGAGGAAGTGCTCTACTACGGCACTCCCATTCGATCAATTTTCGCGGGCGTGCGAGTGAACTACGATGCGAAATAA
- a CDS encoding ABC transporter ATP-binding protein — protein sequence MPLTEASVAVACSSGTAMQADRISFRYRSDQAGRSWTIEDLSCEVRAGEVLGIVGPNGSGKSSLLKLLAGLLRPNAGEIRLGSQSIRLIDPQLLARSIAVVPQEYVQVFPFSVAETVLMGRFPHRRESWWGMGIGDESDHDLRQAYQAMAETDVLALAGRLVSDLSGGERQRVMIARALAQEPTILLLDEPMAFLDINHQIEMCALISRLQRERQLTVVLVSHDLNVASQACDRVMMLKEGRIVRIGSPMETITPESLRAVYGCDVVVDAHPTSGRPRVTMPG from the coding sequence ATGCCATTGACAGAAGCCTCCGTGGCCGTTGCGTGCTCTTCAGGTACGGCCATGCAAGCGGACCGAATCTCGTTTCGCTATCGAAGCGATCAAGCGGGGAGGTCTTGGACGATCGAAGATCTCTCATGCGAGGTGCGGGCGGGAGAAGTATTGGGCATTGTGGGGCCCAACGGTTCAGGGAAGTCGTCGCTGCTGAAGCTGTTGGCCGGGCTCTTACGACCGAATGCCGGCGAGATTCGGCTTGGAAGCCAGTCGATCAGACTCATTGATCCGCAGCTCCTTGCGCGTTCCATTGCCGTCGTTCCACAAGAATATGTGCAGGTGTTTCCCTTTTCGGTGGCGGAAACTGTCCTCATGGGACGTTTCCCGCATCGTCGTGAGTCCTGGTGGGGAATGGGTATAGGCGATGAGTCCGACCATGATCTGCGGCAAGCGTATCAGGCGATGGCCGAGACGGATGTGCTGGCTTTGGCCGGTCGCCTCGTGTCCGACCTCTCGGGCGGCGAGCGCCAGCGGGTGATGATTGCACGGGCCTTGGCCCAGGAGCCCACGATACTGTTGCTCGATGAGCCGATGGCCTTTCTCGACATCAATCACCAGATTGAAATGTGCGCGCTGATCAGCCGGCTGCAACGTGAACGGCAGCTTACCGTCGTGCTGGTCTCGCATGATTTGAATGTCGCCAGTCAGGCGTGCGATCGGGTGATGATGCTCAAGGAAGGGCGGATCGTCCGGATCGGTTCACCCATGGAGACGATCACGCCGGAGAGCTTGCGGGCGGTGTATGGCTGCGACGTCGTGGTCGATGCCCATCCCACTAGCGGCCGTCCGCGCGTCACGATGCCGGGTTGA